TCTGGGTCTTCTGGCACACCGTCCTCCGCCTCAACATGCTCCGTTCGTTGGTCGCCGCGCCCGGCCCGGCCGCCGGACGACTGCCGGGTGCGCCCGGAGAGGCCGTGTCGCGGTTCCGCGACGACACCAAGCACGTGGCCCTCGTGGCCGACGTGTGGCTGGACATGACCGGCGTGTCGGTCGCCGCTGCAGGCGCCCTCGCGGTCATGGTTCGCGTCGACCCGCTGGTGACCCTTGTGGCGCTGCTGCCGGTCGGGTGTGCGCTGCTGCTGACGAGGGTGATGGCGCGGCGGCTCAAGGACCTGCGGGTGGTCGAGCGCGAGGCCACGGCGGCGGTCACCGGGTTCATCGGTGACACGTTCGCGGCCATCACCGCCATCAAGGCGGCGGGCGCCGAGAAGGCCGCCGAGCACCGCTTCGACACGCTCGGCCGGACCCGCGCCACCGCAGCGCTGCGCGACCAGGTCGCCACGCAGGTCCTGCAGACGCTGTCGGGCGCAACCGGCAACCTCTCGACCGGCCTGGCGCTCCTCCTGCTCGCCCCGGCGCTGGCAGCCGGCGACGCCAGCGTCGGCGACGTCGGGTTGTTCGCCAGCTCCGCGATCGTCCTGGCGACGGTGCCCCGCTGGGTCGCCCGCCTCGGGGCCTACCACCGGCAGGCCGACGTGTCGGTCGACCGGATGACGCGGCTGCTCCCGCCGGGCGCCGACGGCGGGACGCTGGCCGACCCGGTCCACACGGCGCTGCGGCACGGACCCGGCGCCTTCCCGACGGTGCCGGCCCGCCCGGTGCGGCCGCCGCGGGACCACCTTGAGCTACTGGAGGTCGTCGGCCTGGTCGTGCGACACGAGGACGGAACCACCGTGGGTCCCGTCGACCTGACCGTCGAGTCCGGCCGCGTCACCGTCCTGACTGGTCCCGTCGGTGCCGGCAAGACCACCGTCCTGCGTGCCCTGCTGGGGCTTGTCGCCCGCGACGAGGGCGAGATCCGCTGGAACGGTCGGCTGATCGAGGACCCGTCGACCGTGCTGGTCCCGCCGCTGACCGCCTACCTCCCCCAGGTGCCTCGCCTGTTCTCCGAGACGTTGGCCCAGACCATCCTGCTGGGTGTCGACGACGCCGGGCTGGAGGAGGCGCTCGCCATCGCGTGCCTGCAGCCGGACCTCGCGAGGATGGGATCGGGGCTGGACACGATGGTCGGCCCCCGCGGGGTCAGGTTGTCAGGCGGGCAGATCCAGCGGACCGCGGCCGCACGGGCGTTCGTCCGTCGTCCCGACCTGCTGGTGGTCGACGACCTGTCCTCGGCCCTCGACGTGACCACCGAGACCCAGGTGTGGCAACGGTTGCTGGACCGTCCCGACCGTCCCGCACTGCTGGTCGTCAGCCATCGCGAACGGGTGCTGCGGGCGGCCGACTTCGTGATCGAGATGGGGTGATACGACCGGTGGCCCGTTCGTTCGGTCACCCCCGTGTTCCGGCGAGATCCCGTGACCGGGTTACCGTGGTCGGTTGTGAACGAGAACGCAAACGGCATCGATGCCGACGCCCCGACCGCAGACGACACCCCGGCAGGTGAGCCGGCCGTCGTTGCGGACGCGCTCGGTGCCGAGGACATGACCCCCAGGGCCGAGGAGGCGTCGCCGCCGCTCGAGCAGCCCACCGACGACCACGGCCACGGCCACGGCGACCACGGCCACGGCGACCATGGCCACGTCACCCCTGACGACGGGGCCGGCGGGACCTCCACCGGCATGATCGTGCTGGCCCTCCTCGGCGTGCTCGCCGGCGTGGCGGGCCTGATCTGGTACGCCGTGGGGGTCACCCCGGAGGACGACGAGGTCGTCACCGAGGGGTCGGCCGTCACCACCGGCGAGTCGCTGCCCGAGGGTGTCGTGTACTCCATCGCCGGTGTGGACCGGAAGCTGGAGGACGTCGAGCCCCGCGTCCGCAGCATCGCCCCGGACCTGGCCGACGCGCTCGTCGACCCCGAGGCCGCCACCGCTGAGCAGCGGGGACAGCTCGCACAGGTCGTGGCGACGCTCGTCGTCGACGACCTGCTCGGCGTCGCTGCCGAGGACGCGGGTGTCGAGGTCACCGAGGAGGACCTGCAGGCCTCGATCGACGAGATCGTGGACATCCAGTTCGGTGGCGACGCCGCCGCCTTCGAGACCCAGGTCGAGGCCGAGGGGCTGACGGTCGAGGCCGTGCGCGAGCTCCAGCGTCCCGCCGTGCTGATCGACAAGCTCGTCGACGCCCGCATCACCGACATCACCGACGAGGAGGTCGAGGCGTTCTACGAGCAGGAGTCCGCGACCGAGATCGTCAGCCACATCCTGGTGGAGACCGAGGACGAGGCACAGGCCGTCGTCGACCGCCTGGACGCCGGTGAGGCGTTCGCCGACGTGGCTGCCGAGGTGTCGATCGACGGCAGCGCCCAGAGCGGTGGCCAGCTCGGACCGTTCCAGCCCGGCCAGTTCGTCGAGCCCTTCGAGAACGCGGTCCTGGAGACCGAGCCCGGTGAGATCACCGGTCCGGTCGAGACCGAGTTCGGCTGGCACGTCATCACCATCGATGGCGCCGACATCCCGCCGCTGGACGAGGCCCGCCCCGACATCGAGGAGTTCCTGCGCCAGCAGCAGGTCGGTGGCATCACCGAGGAGATCGTCACCGAGATCGACGCGGCGGCGCAGGTGACCGTCGCCCCGGTGTACGGCACCTGGCTCGGGATCACCGGCGGCGGCGTCCAGCCCCCCGTCAGCGAGGTCCAGGACCTGGAGCTGCCCGACGAGGCGCTGCCGCTGGAGGAGCTGCCCACCGAGGGCGAGTGATCGAGCCAGACCGACGGCAGCGCGTCAGCAGTGGCCGGGACCCGAAGGTCCCGGCCACTGCCGTGTTCAGAGCGGGAAACAGACGCCTGTGGTGGCCGAGCAGCCGACGTCCAGGTCCAGCGCGTCCAGCACGCCGCTGT
The nucleotide sequence above comes from Euzebya pacifica. Encoded proteins:
- a CDS encoding ATP-binding cassette domain-containing protein; its protein translation is MSGATSTAAVPSRVVAWRLVRQEPVAYAIALLTWTTFHSLPVLSGWLLKVVLDRVQGGQPASTVWTVLAVLAGVEVGRWMVLVVSAVQWHGVWVFWHTVLRLNMLRSLVAAPGPAAGRLPGAPGEAVSRFRDDTKHVALVADVWLDMTGVSVAAAGALAVMVRVDPLVTLVALLPVGCALLLTRVMARRLKDLRVVEREATAAVTGFIGDTFAAITAIKAAGAEKAAEHRFDTLGRTRATAALRDQVATQVLQTLSGATGNLSTGLALLLLAPALAAGDASVGDVGLFASSAIVLATVPRWVARLGAYHRQADVSVDRMTRLLPPGADGGTLADPVHTALRHGPGAFPTVPARPVRPPRDHLELLEVVGLVVRHEDGTTVGPVDLTVESGRVTVLTGPVGAGKTTVLRALLGLVARDEGEIRWNGRLIEDPSTVLVPPLTAYLPQVPRLFSETLAQTILLGVDDAGLEEALAIACLQPDLARMGSGLDTMVGPRGVRLSGGQIQRTAAARAFVRRPDLLVVDDLSSALDVTTETQVWQRLLDRPDRPALLVVSHRERVLRAADFVIEMG
- a CDS encoding peptidylprolyl isomerase — protein: MNENANGIDADAPTADDTPAGEPAVVADALGAEDMTPRAEEASPPLEQPTDDHGHGHGDHGHGDHGHVTPDDGAGGTSTGMIVLALLGVLAGVAGLIWYAVGVTPEDDEVVTEGSAVTTGESLPEGVVYSIAGVDRKLEDVEPRVRSIAPDLADALVDPEAATAEQRGQLAQVVATLVVDDLLGVAAEDAGVEVTEEDLQASIDEIVDIQFGGDAAAFETQVEAEGLTVEAVRELQRPAVLIDKLVDARITDITDEEVEAFYEQESATEIVSHILVETEDEAQAVVDRLDAGEAFADVAAEVSIDGSAQSGGQLGPFQPGQFVEPFENAVLETEPGEITGPVETEFGWHVITIDGADIPPLDEARPDIEEFLRQQQVGGITEEIVTEIDAAAQVTVAPVYGTWLGITGGGVQPPVSEVQDLELPDEALPLEELPTEGE